The genome window TTTTTAGAAGCTTTAAAAGCCTGttgtaaaatttattatgaataaaggttctctaacagtgctctaacaccgttttaaggtgacagctgtcaaagaATAGCGCATGTTTAATAGGCCTGTTGTAAACCTATTTTAAGCATAATCGTTATGAATAAACGTTTGCTAACAGTTGTTTAGGCTCGAAACGTAAAATAGGAGTTCGCAAACTTTAGTGAAGCCTCGGACCTACTTTAAGACCATTTTAAGAGACTGAAAATGGACGCAATATCGAATATTATCGCGATTTCTGACATTATTGCAATTTCAAGAATCAGTAAGGGTctctacagacggaccgcatttcaactgcaatccaaccgcaaattgcagttcaagtgcagtttaaatccagttgacacgattacgggtctacacagacggaccgcgtttcaactgcaatccaaccgcaaattgcagttcaagtgcagtttcaatgcagttgacacgattacAATAGAACTACAATAGAACTACattcgactgcaatagaactacaaaccatacagtttacacgactgcacgccaactgcaactgaactgcaatccgactgcgcgtttggtttgcagttctattgcagtcgtctTGCAGTCGtcttgcagtcgtgtcaactgcattcaaactgcacttgaactgcaatttgcggttggattgcagttgaaatgcggtccatctgtgtagaccctacaatagaactgcaaaccaaacgcgcagtcggattgcagttcagttgcagacttgcagttggcgtgcagtcgtgtgaactgcatactaACTGCATCTAAACTGCACCATCCTACCCGCCCGCACGGTCCGTTCtccagcagtgcagtttggatgcagtcggtatgcagttcacacgactgcacgccaactgcaagtgaactgcaatccaactgcgcgtttggtttgcagttctattgcagtcgtgtcaactgcattcaaactacacttgaactgcaatttgcggttggattgcagttgaaatgcggtccgtctatatAGACCCTTAGATACATTGTGTCAAATGCACCAATTGTAGGCCTCAAaagtaaaacagaataaaatagtatttttagtcatcttctccttcttttcattattcttcttcttcttttattatggccgccttagtgagttgccaatgtcaaagtctactttgctctatgatttataaaatccataaagtacatttattttttgtttactctttatttttgacacattgaatacaatttttaatctgtggaatacaataaattgacacactaccaacattaccaaaaaaaattcttataaaacgtcatctaaaggtattttacttagcgaaggcttagcaagcgtttattcatatggagtgttataagacggtttttaactttagtgaacattttagttagaaagctgttaaaacgttcactaagatttttttattcataccacCGAGTATGTATACTTCTATAAGGGGACATGAGTTTGGTTTTAGTTATTCAAAATGTTGTCTTGCCgtacgtttaaaaataataattttattttcgtacGCGACATGACATCACACTCAAtcatgattttaattaaaaccagATACATTATACACACTAAATCACTTTTGTGACACTGTTTCATTGTAATAatctttcaaattatttattattattatcaaatacatttCAGTATCCGCGTGTAAACAAAACAATAGCTAAGGTGTACTGTTGCGTATTTTGTGTAATAGTATAAAACACTAGTGTTCTAAATGTGTAAAAAAGATCAAGTAAAAATTTGTCAAGCGGGCGGTGCTTAAGCTATGAAATGAGCATATAAATTAGTCCTATACTAGTATTAGTTAGAGAAAGTATGAGAGAGAAGCCACATTGCTGCGTTCCGTGGTTCCATGGTGGCGTAAAACACGTCGCTTAACTTAATATCTTATGGGCTGTTTGGTTTCAAGTTTCGTTCAGTTTCAGCCCTGTCGGGCAGGGAAGTGGGCGGCGTGAGAATGTAAATAGTCACTGGCGCTGCCACTCGTCATGGCGCTGCCGGTGCCCGACGCGGCGAGTGTGTGgagggctgagtgtaaacgctcactcgcgtcgttactgccgcagaagtattcAGGGCAATATTGCCGGCTGTACGGTTCAGCGTGTCGATGAACTCGCACGTTGTGCCGTATCATCaatttatttgtataaatttaAGCAATTCGTATCAAAATAGAGCAGAGCATTATTAAGCGTCAAGAGCGTATTATTTAACACCTATCATCAGCATCAGCATCAACACTATCATCCAGCATCCATCATCTGTAGGGGACAATCCCTACACCGGCAGCGCGGGGAGCAGCGACACTGGCTGAATCTAAACGTCCCGATAGTACCTTATCAcatggcgattagcgagcgatttgaaagcgacgcgactgcgcagcgcacacgccgcgactgcgcagcgcacacgccgcgatcgtgcggcgtgcacgtcgcgacagcgcaacgtcgtcgcggcgtggcgtggacgccattttgtacactcatctacacagattattattatatatagtactcgtctagggagtgacgtcagaatccattttgctgctgagtctccaaaacgccgaaggcaagctgcgtgcatgccgcgcaatcgcggcgtgtgcgctgtgCTGTCGCGTCACTTTCAAATCGCttgctaatcgccagtgtgataaggcccttatGGTATGCTACATTGCGTTATGTTGTCGAAATACGAAATATCGAAAGCAATGTTTTGATGGAACGCGTTGGTAAATTAAGTTAAAGGTACGTTGGTATAACGCTACACAACGGAATGGAGCAATGTGGCCTTAGTCTGGTACGTAGTTGACTAGGCTGTAGGCGACGCGAGTACACTATTAAGGCATACATCTAGTAGTGCAGAGAGCTCCGAAACAAACATACTCTCACAATAATTGACAAAAGTTATGAGTGTCCATAACACTATGCGAACTAGAAACCTTCAAGAGAACGGCAGGGTGATTTTGTATCCTGAAACAGAAATGCAACAGGCAGTTTGTACAATTTTCtcctgttgcattgctgtcgcaaaATTCATAGTCACCCTGCCGATAAATCTGCTTGAATGTTTATAGCTCGCATTATACACAAAACGAAATATACTAGAGCTAAACATCAAAAGGAACCGAGTGACCTGTCAAATTGTATTTTCATTTTCTCCCTATAAATAATGAGATTTCTTTCGTAACTCCAAAAACATTGATCAAGCCACCCGGTGTTTCAACAAACTAAATCTaggatacaaaatataatttacttaaaaactaaagagataaatgatattattaaataattgaaCAGGTTCCTTTAACgctaaaaaataaatagaatactTTGTACTTAGTATTAAGTCAATAAAAGGTaataaataaatgcaaaatGTGATCAATTCCTACGCTCCAGGATAAGACAGCGGCGGTAACATTAGgaaatttctaaaaattatacaactaTAGTAAATGAAAACAAATACAAAGTATTTgatacaatttgaaaaattacacGTTCtcgcaataaataaaatatgaaatgaaaCGGCTACCAAAAAGTGTTCGATATTTCCAAATGTTACTCGCTCCGTGTAGCAAGAGCCTTTTTGTCGTACAAAAGTATTTACAATTGCAATATTAAAGCTATCTGTAGAGATTCTGTCTCCAGTAAATGCATCTGAGACTAACTGTGCGCTTAGCAGTgtaaataatacatttaaaatgtcaaaaataaaatgtgataaaaaataatttaaataaataagtctataaaataaatgtaaaaatattagcGTAATGGGACGCGTCTATAAAAGCGTCTAGGTGCGTTATTGTTTCTTAATTCTACAACTAAACCTTATAAATGCAATCATAGAAATTGTTAAAATGTGTCCAAAATATTTGACACCTTAGAATTGACTCTAGCCGTACTAAAGTTCGCTTCGAATAAAGGTTCGAGTCGTTTTCGCAAAGGCTTAGGCTCGCTTCACACCTAGCGACTGAAGTTGCGCGACATGACTATGTAAAAGCTTTCCAGCGGCGTAAAAATGGTTAATATATTTAcatgtttaattttatgcaGAATTCAAAAATTTGTATCACATACATCGTATATACACCAGTAGAAAAACTCAGTACCCGCTAATAGTAGGTACTCTACttttattaatactttacaGTTAAGTATAGATTAGAACAAATTCGTTAGGTGTGAACGCGGCCTATTAGTGACCGAGACAGCAGCGGAGCCGCGAACttgcatatattttttaactttattattaatacaaGCAATACCATATTGTATTACAGTCATGAAAATAAAGGTTAATATCGTATGTTACCTCTGCTTCGCTGCCATCCATATCGGCCCTAACTGGGGGGGAATCAGAAGAGTTCGATGACCTTCCGCTTGAGGTACTCCTTGAGCGGGACGTAGTAGTGGTGACGAAGGGACATCAACTCCGGTTTGTGTTTGAGCGCACGTAGCGGCGGCCAGTCCGTCTCGAACACAACTAGTGCCGTTAGAGCGAGACAGAAGCACACGAGCAAGAAGGACGGCACGAAGGCGCGGAGCAGCGAgaaggggcggggcgggggcTGCAACGCCGGCCGCCACTCCTCCGCCGAGCCCGTCGACGACTGCTCGTACTCGCGCGACCCGAACTCGCACGGCCCTGCAACACCATCGGCATTGTAGTGACAATaatatcacaataatattattatagatgtaGAGCCTAAATGCGATAGCATTGTCAACAAGAGTGTCAAGTAACACCTCCaccgtgggtatcgcagacaatagattttcaattgttatgcggcagccggctgccgcttggggattgatgggttaatgggatccaaatattatgttggacttgcaccattttacaatgTAACTGTGTGACCGTTGTAAAAAAGGAGACCTAAAAAGTAGAGTAAAGCGTAACCTATggattttttttccattttaaatataattgggTTGTCTGTTCACaataatgtcataatattatgatatgtgACAGTACCTGGGGGCTTGTCGTCGTGCGGCGCGTGCGGGGCGTGCGGGGCGCAGGCGAGCGCGCGGGGGTcggcgggcgcggggggcggagCGAGCAGGCAGTCGCAGTCGTCCGCGCTCTCCTCCAGCGGCGCGCTGTGCGTCGACCGCGGCAGGCTGCTGTAACCTGATACATAACAGCAACATAAAGCATTGCTGtatttgtataattatatttgcaGCTTTGGTATATTAAATAAAGCCCGGTCGCCGAATAGGAAGAAATTCGGTTATCGACTAAAAACTTCTTTTCTTACAcattcaaaacaaaaataaaataacccaCTTCCTTGCACAGTTATTATGACTAGAATACCAATGGAAGAATTTCAACATCAACATTTTCAAAAGCAAATTACCAAAGTCTCCGGTCATAGGCGTAGAGGGCGTTGCGGGGACGCTGGACGCTTTCCGCTTGCCGCCAGAACTGGACCCCTCCTCCTGTCAACACGTataaaacatataatatttgtaccgttaagacaaaatatgttatttgcTCCATACGATAAACGGAAAGAATATCGTTTGTCGATCATTTGGTTGTATGccgaattttataatttatattaatttatgtatatttatattttttatattatttactagctgttgcccgcgacttcgtccgcgtcagaaaaatgtgataacaaagataataaaaaagagaaaaaaaatccccttttaaggttcatttataaaaaaagtgaaacatatcctcctcctcttcggaagtcggttaaaaagtagcctaagttattccttactacatcagctatgtacCTAAAagagtcccgtcaaaatcgctccagctatttcagagattagccggaacaaacagatatacagacaaaaattgtaaaaaatgttgttttggtgtctgtgccctatatacattcatatgcatttagtaaaaaacggttctttcaatattacaaacagacactccaattttatttatatgtatgtatagatgtatagatttaatAGGACACGGCATTCCGATTCGCTCGATTGAGTCTCAATACGATTTCGTAGTACGGCCCCTGTGTGCCTAGTGTCTACCGACCTGAGAGTCCCGGGGCGCGAGCAGGCCGTCCCGCTCGAGTATCTCGCGCTCCGTCCGCCCCACGTACTTGAACTTGGTGCCCCACGAGAACAGACCGCCGCCGCTGTACACGCACGCCTCCGACGACGACGCCAGCctacagaaatatatatttcaaaatagaacataaacattaaacatacttgatacataaatatttgaaaataactcACGTGAAGAACAACATCTGCTCGATGGCGCAGCACCAGACATGTCGACACGCCGCGCCGCTCGGACACTTGAACCCTATCGTGTGCTTCTTCTGAAATACAAAACTTATCTTGAACAATAATGCAAATAAAACAAATCTCTGAAAAATATGATGTGCGTGGagctgtataattattatgatgtatgaccagtagttcctgagattagcgcattcaaataagcccttgcaaataatttccccccgttttttccacccTTTCCgccatttcttcgctcctattagtatcagcgtgataaaatatagtctatagccttcctcgataaatgggctatcaaacactgaaagaatttttcaaatcggaccggtagttcctgagattagcgcgttcaaacaaacaaacaaacaaacaaaatcttctgctttataatattagtatagatataatgCATGCATATGTCATAACGTTGGCCCGGTCAGCtaatttattagggttccgtatccaaagggtaaaaacctactactaagatttcgatgtctgtctgtctgtctatgtgtctccaggctgtaactcaagaaccgctatagctagacttctgacattttcacagattgtgtatatctgttgccgctataacaacgaatacaaaaaacacaattttcagcctgttTTACTCTATTgtcgtacggaacccttcgtgcgcgagtccaactcacacttggccgattctAATACTCACCTCGGGATAGTTCAAGTGCACGATGAACATGCGTCCCTCAAAGTTGATCTTGTGCACCTCGGGCCAGCGGAAGTGGTGCGTCTTGCGGCTGCCCTGGAACGTCAGAATGCCGCTGTGGTTCACGCCCATGTACAGCTGGTTGCCGCGGTGATCCTGACAACAGGTTAACATGTTGTGttagttacttttaaaattatgtttttttcgaaCGAAATTCCTTATCGctcgttgcgaaagggggctagacggaaaaagttgtaacgacatgacacaaaagtgtgggtatattacaactagagcaaaaatgctatagttgtaaaccgtgcggtagcgcgtgtgtCTCTCTCTGTTTCTCTCTCTCTatctctttttttattattattattattattattatttttaaataacttcgttccatcagGCTGCCCCATGACACCTCATAAGTTTTTTCTCTATTTAAAGGCCCTACATCGAAGTCGgcctaaaataatgttttatttttaaaaatatcagtaactCAAATCAAtgtcacgcttcaattttattgaacagtttatttgacaattagatcaAAGGCACGCAATGTTGAATATCAACCCTAGAAGGTCAATaacgtgatattgacaataaaattgctcgtccaGGAGGCCGGTATCGGTGAGACGCGACTATGGCCATTCTAAAAGGAAGGGTATAAAGGAGGAATGATTTTGACTGTCTATTTATGTAAGGAACAATAAGACAAGTAATAAAAAGGCGTTATCTTTATTTAACCATGTTTGTATGTGTCGTTTATGAACCTATTTTGATGATCCTTTTTTCGGTGGAAAGAAGATATTTTAAAgggaataaacataataattcctTGAGGACGCGTTCAGACGTGTTCGTTTTCTGTTCATGTGTGAAAATGTATGACAAtaagttttatgtaatttagcGTAATATTATAACCACAAATTGCTTtagcgtttgggaaaacatGCGACGCGCTGGATCCGCCCGCCGCCCCACGTAGAAAACGCGCACGTTTGAGCACACCTTCATGCTTATTCCCTTTGAAATGTCTTCTTTTCACTGAAAAAAGGATCATCAAAATAGGTTCGTAAACGACGAAGTGATGCACGAACATAACATATATGGCCAAATGACTCACCGTTAATGCTAAGCTAGGGTCCACTTTTGAGCAAACTCCTTTTTGGAGTCAGTTAAAAAAGTACCTTGACGGGATGCGGGTCGACGCCGTAGGTGTCCAGCTGGCAGGCGATCTTGAGGAACATGCGCTCGGCCTCCTGCGTCGTCATGCCCTTCACGCCGCTCGCCGCGCCCCCGCTCCCCTCCAGACCCTCGCGGTGCAACTCCTGGAATCATAACATCAGTCATGACACTTCTtcatgtataggcagtataggccatgacCTATGGCGGCAACGTCCTATGGCGTTCTAGGATGTTggctagggttgctgaggat of Aricia agestis chromosome 9, ilAriAges1.1, whole genome shotgun sequence contains these proteins:
- the LOC121730532 gene encoding FERM domain-containing protein 5, whose protein sequence is MFKNRGDSNIVYKCTVRLLEDTEILECEFHPSYKGKYLLDHVCQQLNLTETDYFGLRYVDAGGQRHWLHLAKLILKQVKDASPILFSFRVKFYPPNPLLLKEDVTRFQIYLQLKRDLLHGRLYCTSNEAAMLGALIIQIELGDYDPNIHVGNYVTEMRLLLKQTDTIEARIQELHREGLEGSGGAASGVKGMTTQEAERMFLKIACQLDTYGVDPHPVKDHRGNQLYMGVNHSGILTFQGSRKTHHFRWPEVHKINFEGRMFIVHLNYPEKKHTIGFKCPSGAACRHVWCCAIEQMLFFTLASSSEACVYSGGGLFSWGTKFKYVGRTEREILERDGLLAPRDSQEEGSSSGGKRKASSVPATPSTPMTGDFGYSSLPRSTHSAPLEESADDCDCLLAPPPAPADPRALACAPHAPHAPHDDKPPGPCEFGSREYEQSSTGSAEEWRPALQPPPRPFSLLRAFVPSFLLVCFCLALTALVVFETDWPPLRALKHKPELMSLRHHYYVPLKEYLKRKVIELF